Proteins from a genomic interval of Benincasa hispida cultivar B227 chromosome 7, ASM972705v1, whole genome shotgun sequence:
- the LOC120082119 gene encoding small heat shock protein, chloroplastic-like, with amino-acid sequence MAQAVSNLPRFVSFTPSKASSNDPKKLTMLARRSSIKAMAGNGKDNLDHLQRAVGKEHQTSQPPKKRVAPVGLWDRFPTARTVQQMMETMERIMDDPFAYSGAWPSPPFTSDGAGYSRGRTPWEIKEGENEYKMRFDMPGMTKDDVKVWVEEKMLVVKAEKAEKVKKASSENGKVEEEEGDWSAKSYGRYSSRIALPENIQFEQIKAEVKDGVLYITIPKASVTSKIVDINVQ; translated from the exons ATGGCTCAAGCCGTATCAAATCTGCCTCGATTCGTCTCCTTCACGCCTAGCAAAGCCTCTTCTAATGATCCGAAGAAGCTTACAATGCTTGCTCGTAGAAGTAGCATTAAAGCCATGGCAGGGAATGGCAAAGATAATCTCGATCACTTACAGAGAGCAGTGGGAAAGGAACACCAAACATCTCAGCCACCAAAGAAACGAGTAGCTCCTGTTG GGCTTTGGGATCGATTTCCGACGGCGAGAACGGTACAGCAAATGATGGAGACAATGGAGAGGATAATGGATGATCCTTTTGCTTACTCGGGGGCATGGCCGTCACCTCCATTTACCAGCGATGGAGCTGGTTATAGCAGGGGAAGAACTCCATGGGAGATTAAAGAAGGGGAAAATGAGTACAAGATGAGGTTTGACATGCCAGGTATGACGAAGGACGATGTGAAGGTGTGGGTGGAGGAGAAAATGCTGGTTGTGAAAGCTGAGAAGGCTGAGAAGGTGAAGAAGGCTAGTTCAGAAAATGGGaaggtagaagaagaagagggagaTTGGTCTGCTAAAAGCTATGGAAGATATAGCAGCAGAATTGCTTTGCCTGAGAATATTCAATTTGAGCAGATTAAGGCAGAGGTAAAAGATGGGGTCTTATACATAACTATACCAAAAGCTAGTGTTACAAGTAAAATTGTGGACATCAATGTCCAGTGA